Proteins encoded together in one Pseudomonas sp. ADAK13 window:
- a CDS encoding flavin reductase family protein: protein MSQSTLVHIGDNITDDEQAELFLWKRSMGQFVSGVTVITTADPKGNPLGTTVSAFSSVSLRPRLLLVCLDQNSRTLAAIRQHGSFAVNVLTADAAELAYVFARKGDQQFVGIPHNWGALGCPLLEQVCTRIECHIDAIHEGGDHCILVGRPEGVQVMDEAAPLVYHGGQFIL from the coding sequence ATGAGCCAATCTACCCTGGTCCACATCGGTGACAACATTACTGATGATGAGCAAGCGGAGCTTTTCTTGTGGAAACGCAGTATGGGGCAATTTGTCTCGGGTGTGACGGTCATCACCACGGCCGATCCCAAGGGCAACCCCTTGGGTACCACCGTCAGCGCCTTCAGTAGTGTGTCGTTGCGCCCACGCCTGCTGCTGGTGTGCCTGGACCAAAACAGCCGCACGCTCGCAGCCATCCGCCAGCATGGAAGCTTTGCAGTCAACGTACTGACTGCCGACGCCGCCGAGCTGGCGTATGTCTTCGCCCGTAAGGGAGATCAGCAATTTGTCGGCATCCCGCACAATTGGGGAGCCTTGGGTTGCCCCCTATTGGAACAGGTTTGTACCCGCATCGAATGTCACATTGATGCCATCCACGAGGGTGGTGATCACTGCATCCTGGTCGGTCGTCCAGAGGGAGTGCAGGTGATGGACGAGGCGGCCCCGCTGGTCTATCACGGCGGCCAGTTCATTTTGTGA
- a CDS encoding cysteine hydrolase family protein — protein MSQMALHDWLAAERTALCVIDAQVDFISPQGCLGLLGVDVVPLEQPLAQVQALLAKARSSAVPVYFVGLRQPTEGCPASWQLWMERTNRALEISNGLCREGSPGAEFYGVQPLAGEPVIWKQRYSSFYGTDLATQLRNAGIDTLVVCGFTTECCVDSTVRDAFHQDFSVFIAGDACGAYDLEQHRHSLNVLTESFAIRLDTDAIINAWSTPHG, from the coding sequence ATGAGTCAGATGGCCTTGCATGACTGGTTGGCTGCCGAACGCACGGCGCTGTGCGTCATCGATGCGCAAGTCGACTTTATCTCTCCTCAGGGATGCCTGGGTCTATTGGGAGTGGATGTAGTTCCTCTGGAGCAGCCGTTGGCTCAGGTCCAGGCGCTGTTGGCCAAGGCCCGATCAAGCGCAGTACCCGTTTACTTTGTCGGTCTGCGCCAGCCAACTGAGGGTTGCCCGGCCAGTTGGCAGCTGTGGATGGAACGCACGAACCGAGCGTTGGAAATCAGCAATGGCTTGTGCCGCGAAGGCAGTCCTGGAGCTGAGTTTTATGGGGTCCAGCCCCTTGCAGGTGAGCCGGTGATCTGGAAACAGCGCTATAGCTCTTTTTATGGCACCGACCTGGCTACGCAACTACGCAACGCCGGAATCGACACGCTGGTAGTTTGCGGCTTCACCACCGAGTGCTGTGTGGACTCAACCGTGCGCGATGCGTTTCACCAGGACTTTTCGGTATTCATCGCCGGCGATGCCTGCGGTGCCTACGACCTCGAACAGCACCGGCATAGCCTGAATGTCTTGACCGAGAGCTTTGCGATCCGCCTGGACACAGATGCAATCATCAATGCCTGGAGTACTCCACATGGATAA
- a CDS encoding LLM class flavin-dependent oxidoreductase has product MFLPIANGGWIISTTTPTLDASYRQNREAAVLADALGLDFIMSMAKWRGFGGDTDHWGTSLESVTMMAAIAEATSHARIIATLHAGLHNPAVTAKMIATLDQISGGRAGLNIVSGSFKGEFTQMGEWDASLSHDQRYAMTEEWTRMIKRLWSEPRVTEKGEFFNLDDCISEPKPVCTPRPYLVCAGQSDRGLGFSVRHTDACFIGGKDDAETREISLRAKSMAANQGTTIKTFCMSTIICAPTDEEAHALADHYRSGLDVGAVRGMLNSFGIDTEGKGNAMVERASNAFMTHTAIGSPDTCRRLLSQLLRECELDGVMLIFPDYASGLKVFGEQILPQLRAEFS; this is encoded by the coding sequence GTGTTCCTGCCCATCGCCAACGGCGGCTGGATCATATCCACCACCACTCCGACGCTGGATGCCTCTTACCGGCAGAACCGCGAGGCAGCGGTACTGGCCGATGCTTTAGGCCTGGACTTCATCATGTCCATGGCAAAGTGGAGAGGCTTTGGTGGCGACACGGACCATTGGGGTACGTCGCTGGAGTCGGTGACCATGATGGCAGCGATCGCAGAGGCCACCAGCCATGCGCGCATCATTGCCACCCTGCATGCCGGCCTCCACAACCCTGCTGTCACCGCAAAAATGATTGCCACCCTGGATCAGATCAGTGGCGGACGAGCAGGCCTGAATATCGTCTCTGGCTCGTTCAAGGGTGAGTTCACGCAAATGGGGGAATGGGACGCTTCCCTGTCCCATGACCAACGCTACGCGATGACCGAAGAGTGGACGCGCATGATCAAGCGTCTGTGGAGCGAGCCTCGGGTTACCGAAAAAGGCGAATTCTTCAACCTGGACGATTGTATCTCCGAACCCAAGCCGGTCTGTACACCACGACCTTACTTGGTCTGTGCCGGACAATCGGACCGGGGGCTAGGCTTCAGCGTTCGCCATACAGACGCCTGTTTCATCGGCGGCAAGGACGATGCTGAAACGCGGGAAATCAGCCTTCGAGCCAAGAGCATGGCGGCAAACCAAGGCACCACGATCAAGACATTCTGCATGTCTACAATCATCTGTGCTCCTACTGACGAAGAAGCTCATGCCCTGGCAGACCACTACCGCAGCGGCCTGGATGTGGGCGCGGTACGGGGCATGCTGAACAGTTTCGGAATCGACACCGAAGGCAAGGGCAACGCCATGGTGGAGCGCGCCAGCAATGCGTTCATGACCCACACCGCTATCGGCAGCCCCGACACGTGTCGACGCTTGTTGTCGCAGTTGCTGCGTGAATGCGAACTAGATGGCGTGATGTTGATTTTCCCGGACTATGCCAGTGGCTTGAAAGTGTTTGGTGAACAAATCCTGCCACAGCTGCGGGCGGAGTTTTCATGA
- a CDS encoding MFS transporter, with protein sequence MPNTYSSYSTYYQWTVLSLFSLLFFLVSAATFTSLGVVLPSMIKELNWSWADAGLGFTFLGLACGLSSYLPAIIIRRAGVRVTLFLGTLILTVGFASLYNAHGITAYFVGTTLLGIGFSFVATVPGTHVLGRLFEKQSLAFGVYFTLGGLGGVVGPWIYFLAVNVWGSWRMHWGLCGVLLAVAGVLTCLVLREGEREQAHAAQVAKHSKSQGKAGIYRTDDQWTASQALRTWQFYVIAAAYTSFLLCGITVNSFAVAHITDRGFSPEMAAGLLSAQAFLNALSRVVGGAIGEIFEPKKLLAGSLALLIAGVLALSLGTSWSSLLVFCGGIGIGYGMTFLATSVMLSNYFGRGPYLELFSVMNLISTLACFSPLLAGAIKDSTGSFTTAFLSIVIVPVLVLLAILAMRPPKLVQADAAAVVN encoded by the coding sequence ATGCCCAACACTTACAGTTCGTATTCCACATATTATCAATGGACAGTACTTTCGCTGTTCAGCCTGTTGTTCTTTCTTGTTTCCGCAGCGACCTTTACCTCCCTTGGCGTGGTATTGCCGAGCATGATCAAAGAGTTGAACTGGAGTTGGGCCGATGCCGGCCTGGGCTTCACTTTTCTCGGTTTAGCGTGCGGACTATCCAGTTACCTGCCAGCGATAATAATCCGTCGTGCGGGAGTACGCGTAACTCTGTTTCTGGGCACGCTTATCCTGACTGTTGGGTTTGCTTCTCTCTATAACGCTCACGGTATTACGGCCTACTTTGTTGGCACGACACTGCTGGGGATTGGCTTCAGTTTTGTCGCCACCGTGCCAGGCACCCACGTGCTGGGTCGCCTGTTCGAGAAGCAGTCGTTGGCTTTCGGCGTGTACTTCACCCTCGGTGGTCTGGGCGGTGTGGTGGGGCCTTGGATCTACTTTCTGGCGGTTAATGTCTGGGGCAGCTGGCGCATGCACTGGGGCCTGTGTGGTGTCCTGCTGGCAGTGGCCGGAGTACTTACCTGCCTGGTACTGCGTGAAGGTGAGCGCGAGCAGGCGCATGCCGCCCAAGTTGCCAAGCACAGTAAGTCTCAAGGTAAAGCCGGCATTTATCGTACCGACGATCAGTGGACCGCTTCTCAGGCACTACGCACCTGGCAGTTCTATGTCATCGCTGCTGCGTACACCTCCTTTCTGCTGTGTGGCATCACGGTCAACAGTTTTGCGGTGGCGCACATTACTGATCGCGGTTTCAGCCCTGAAATGGCCGCTGGGCTGCTCAGCGCCCAAGCTTTTCTGAACGCCCTGTCGCGCGTTGTTGGCGGTGCCATCGGTGAAATTTTCGAGCCCAAAAAACTTCTCGCAGGCAGCCTGGCGCTGCTGATCGCCGGCGTTCTGGCCCTGAGCCTGGGTACTTCCTGGTCGAGCCTTCTGGTGTTCTGCGGCGGAATCGGTATTGGCTACGGCATGACGTTCCTGGCCACCAGCGTGATGTTGTCCAACTACTTCGGCCGTGGCCCTTACCTTGAGCTGTTCTCCGTCATGAACCTGATCTCGACGCTGGCCTGCTTTTCGCCGCTGCTGGCGGGCGCGATCAAGGACAGTACCGGGAGCTTCACCACTGCGTTCTTGAGCATTGTCATCGTGCCGGTGCTGGTGTTGCTGGCAATCCTGGCGATGCGCCCACCGAAGCTTGTCCAGGCTGACGCCGCTGCAGTCGTGAACTGA
- a CDS encoding outer membrane protein OmpK: protein MNYSTIAVKGSLGAACISLLCTAFGAQAGDFVNYQSFDTSLYVQGGNKVDPQDTISPIFEAFGDYSIGDMYVYSIWQNALNHNYQGTGSTYYYKLVPRLSMSKIFNTDLSYGILKDISFAQWIDRTQGYDYQYMPGIGLDWNVSGFAWLRSMFYFEHNEQLGWNDRRLHIDYGYPFSTKLGDFRIVGTFDQTFGGSGQAKTTDFKPELHYDLGKAMGQKPGHLWAGLIVEPIKNKYKIESTRYYDTDQVSYGASIRYSFF, encoded by the coding sequence ATGAATTACTCCACTATTGCTGTAAAAGGTTCATTGGGTGCTGCTTGCATCTCCCTGTTGTGTACCGCCTTCGGCGCCCAGGCCGGCGACTTTGTAAATTATCAAAGCTTCGACACCAGCCTGTATGTTCAGGGCGGAAACAAGGTGGATCCACAAGACACCATCTCTCCTATCTTTGAGGCTTTTGGCGATTACAGTATTGGCGACATGTATGTGTACAGCATCTGGCAGAACGCCCTCAACCACAACTATCAGGGAACGGGCAGCACCTACTATTACAAACTTGTGCCGCGCCTGAGTATGTCCAAGATATTCAATACTGACCTGTCCTATGGAATCTTGAAGGACATCAGCTTCGCCCAGTGGATTGATCGCACTCAGGGCTACGATTACCAGTACATGCCGGGTATCGGTCTTGACTGGAATGTCTCTGGGTTCGCCTGGCTGCGCAGCATGTTCTACTTTGAACATAACGAACAACTAGGCTGGAATGACCGTCGCCTTCATATCGACTATGGCTACCCCTTCAGTACTAAATTGGGTGACTTCCGTATTGTCGGTACCTTCGACCAAACCTTTGGCGGAAGCGGACAGGCGAAAACAACCGACTTTAAACCCGAATTGCACTATGACTTGGGTAAAGCAATGGGCCAGAAGCCTGGGCACTTGTGGGCCGGCTTGATCGTGGAACCGATCAAGAACAAATACAAGATAGAGAGCACCCGCTATTACGATACCGACCAAGTCAGTTACGGGGCGTCGATCCGCTACAGCTTCTTCTAA
- a CDS encoding ABC transporter permease, with product MQISLYSGTFNGLTRSFIPLARVPVILITVAALVFMLLRVLPLDPAAMLLSPNATHEQSTQMRRVLGLDRPIVVQLWLWVRNASHGDLGQSLQFDDSVSSHILHALPVTLQLVGCSLLLGIVLGVASGVLAFYSRNTPLRGALDLLNGLALAIPEYLWGIVLILVFGITLKMLPFYGQIDPQLQVPEHTGLLLFDCLLAGDGPALGSVFAHLLLPATALAMSIAPPLMRVLYSSLDQAFDQEYVRYGRLRGLSERRLLVHHALRNAWLPVVTLMGVQGGLLIGGTLLVESIFGLPGLGNLMIDAIASQDLPMIQGVALVYTMAVLLSNTCVELALVHLDPRLRPL from the coding sequence ATGCAGATTTCACTTTATAGCGGCACCTTCAACGGGCTGACTCGCAGTTTTATCCCTCTGGCAAGGGTGCCGGTGATTCTGATCACCGTCGCGGCGTTAGTGTTCATGCTCTTACGGGTGCTGCCGCTAGATCCGGCAGCCATGCTGTTATCCCCTAATGCTACACACGAACAAAGCACTCAAATGAGGCGGGTGCTGGGCCTTGATAGGCCCATAGTTGTGCAGCTTTGGTTGTGGGTCAGGAATGCCAGCCACGGCGACCTCGGACAATCTCTTCAGTTTGACGACAGCGTATCCAGCCATATCCTGCATGCCCTGCCGGTTACCTTACAGTTGGTCGGGTGCAGCTTGCTGCTGGGCATTGTCTTGGGCGTGGCCAGTGGTGTGCTGGCGTTTTATAGTCGAAACACGCCCCTGAGGGGAGCACTCGACCTGCTCAATGGCCTGGCGCTGGCTATCCCTGAATACCTCTGGGGCATCGTGCTGATCCTCGTATTTGGCATCACCCTGAAAATGTTGCCTTTCTACGGGCAGATCGACCCTCAACTCCAGGTGCCTGAACATACGGGCCTTCTGCTGTTCGACTGTCTTTTGGCGGGCGATGGCCCTGCTCTGGGCAGTGTCTTCGCGCACCTCTTGCTTCCGGCAACGGCACTGGCGATGAGCATCGCGCCCCCACTAATGAGGGTGCTTTATTCAAGCCTGGACCAGGCCTTCGATCAAGAATATGTGCGCTACGGTCGTCTCAGGGGACTCTCGGAGCGGCGTCTTCTGGTCCATCACGCCCTGCGCAACGCATGGCTACCAGTGGTCACTCTGATGGGCGTGCAAGGCGGGTTATTGATCGGTGGCACACTGCTGGTAGAAAGCATCTTCGGCCTGCCGGGGCTGGGCAATCTGATGATCGACGCCATTGCCAGTCAGGACTTGCCAATGATTCAGGGTGTGGCGCTGGTCTACACCATGGCGGTGTTGTTGAGTAATACCTGCGTGGAGTTGGCACTGGTTCACCTCGACCCTCGCCTGAGGCCGCTATGA
- a CDS encoding ABC transporter permease — translation MSVRIALGWRVKWASGYWLMLTLVALFAPVLAPHSPQMQDLTHTLQPLAWLPGGNWHFPLGTDVLGRCQFSRLLFGSRVVVLVAFLAALGSAVIGTTLGLLAGYFKGSIERTIMFVVDVWMAFPAVVLAMLLIVALGPSLSNVVLAIILVDWTRFCRVIRSDTLQLANQPYVLAARIAGASQLSVLCRELLPGVLPTLIVLCSLQMGSAIVAESILAFVGMSVGPTEASWGAMIAQGLGYAFSAPWLVLPPIIATVSAILASIMLGTGLRYAARTTSPRRSPRESER, via the coding sequence ATGAGCGTTCGCATCGCCCTCGGCTGGCGAGTCAAATGGGCATCGGGCTACTGGCTCATGTTGACGTTGGTGGCTCTGTTTGCCCCCGTTCTGGCCCCGCACTCCCCACAGATGCAGGATTTGACCCACACATTACAACCCCTGGCGTGGTTACCCGGGGGCAATTGGCACTTCCCTTTGGGCACCGACGTACTGGGACGTTGTCAGTTTTCACGGCTGTTATTCGGCAGCCGTGTGGTGGTTCTGGTAGCGTTTCTGGCAGCACTGGGCAGCGCCGTGATCGGCACTACGCTTGGCTTGCTGGCCGGTTATTTCAAGGGTTCGATCGAACGCACAATAATGTTTGTGGTGGACGTCTGGATGGCATTCCCGGCGGTAGTGCTGGCCATGCTGTTGATTGTCGCGCTCGGCCCAAGCCTGAGCAACGTCGTACTGGCAATCATCCTAGTGGACTGGACGCGTTTCTGTCGGGTGATACGCAGCGATACCCTGCAGTTGGCAAACCAACCCTACGTATTGGCCGCGCGCATTGCCGGGGCTTCGCAGCTGTCTGTGTTGTGTCGTGAATTGCTGCCTGGAGTTCTGCCGACTCTGATCGTGCTGTGCTCACTGCAGATGGGTTCGGCAATCGTTGCGGAAAGTATTCTGGCCTTTGTCGGCATGTCAGTCGGCCCGACTGAGGCCTCCTGGGGGGCGATGATCGCCCAAGGGCTGGGTTATGCGTTCAGCGCCCCATGGCTGGTATTGCCGCCCATCATTGCCACGGTCAGCGCAATACTCGCCAGTATCATGCTGGGGACCGGTCTACGCTATGCCGCCCGTACTACTTCACCACGTCGCTCCCCTAGAGAATCTGAAAGATGA
- a CDS encoding ABC transporter ATP-binding protein, which produces MTAAHAQFVPPHVLEIRGLSVDTEHVQILQGIDFSLEQGRILGIVGESGAGKSLLSKVLGRALPEGFRVSRGSLIFAGQDLLAGPSSAHRDLLGKRICFVPQDAQQALNPVLSIGQQLNEHFERLGIPPGSWPAMGQDTLRSVQLAQPERVLRQFPHQLSGGMCQRVLLAMVFVSQPDLIVCDEATTALDPVTQLKIVSLLRDLQRDRRTSVLFITHDLDLAAHLCDQLLVLYAGTMVEYGNTEKILLAPGHPYTRALLNARPALTGDWQPLQPLSGQMPSMESLANLKGCRFAPRCGQVESSCHHPPPLQQQADGRWLRCCGGQQVSVAADSPVNLDARYALGLLGGAPPFLRVENLSQNDRVGRWPNRHLEPRLQGIDFSIAPGEFIGLVGPSGSGKSSLARILMGLHAPDTGRLWLNGEPLGLDRASWERRRQAVQLTFQNSSTTLNPRRTVSELLTQSLDHQAVLRSERKARGETLAKAVGLPLELFSRLPEQLSGGQRQRLNIGRALCNLPQLLIADEIVSGLDVSVQAQILNLLLALRREHKIALLLISHDLGVVRYLCGRVMVMDQGRIVESGDTAKVFSAPKHPVTRQLLEAARYEVEHA; this is translated from the coding sequence ATGACGGCAGCCCATGCACAGTTTGTACCTCCGCACGTGCTCGAAATTCGTGGGCTCAGCGTCGATACGGAGCATGTTCAGATCCTGCAGGGCATTGATTTCAGTCTGGAGCAGGGTCGTATTCTTGGCATCGTAGGTGAATCCGGTGCAGGCAAGAGTCTGTTGAGCAAAGTGCTGGGCCGTGCCTTGCCAGAGGGTTTTCGGGTAAGTCGCGGCAGCCTGATTTTCGCCGGACAGGATTTGTTGGCCGGCCCGTCATCGGCCCATCGCGACTTGTTGGGCAAGCGCATCTGCTTCGTGCCCCAGGATGCCCAGCAGGCATTGAACCCGGTGCTGAGCATAGGCCAGCAACTCAATGAGCATTTCGAACGACTGGGCATACCCCCGGGATCTTGGCCGGCCATGGGGCAGGATACGTTGCGCAGCGTTCAACTGGCGCAACCCGAGCGCGTGTTGCGCCAGTTTCCTCACCAGTTGTCCGGTGGCATGTGCCAGCGCGTTTTGCTCGCCATGGTCTTCGTGAGCCAGCCTGACCTGATTGTCTGTGATGAAGCCACCACGGCGCTGGATCCTGTTACCCAGCTTAAGATTGTCAGCCTGTTGCGTGATCTGCAGCGCGACCGGCGGACCTCAGTGCTTTTCATCACCCATGACCTGGACCTGGCGGCACACTTGTGTGACCAGTTGCTGGTGCTCTACGCGGGCACCATGGTCGAGTACGGGAATACCGAAAAAATTCTTTTGGCTCCTGGCCACCCCTATACCCGCGCGCTGCTCAATGCTCGACCAGCCCTGACCGGTGATTGGCAGCCATTGCAACCCCTTTCAGGGCAGATGCCGAGTATGGAAAGCCTCGCGAACCTTAAAGGCTGCCGCTTTGCGCCGCGCTGTGGCCAAGTCGAATCCTCCTGTCACCATCCGCCACCCCTGCAGCAACAGGCAGACGGCCGTTGGTTACGCTGCTGCGGTGGTCAACAGGTCAGCGTTGCAGCGGACAGCCCGGTAAACTTGGATGCGCGTTACGCCCTGGGACTGCTGGGTGGCGCGCCACCTTTCCTGCGCGTGGAGAACCTGAGTCAAAATGATCGCGTGGGTCGATGGCCCAATCGGCATCTGGAGCCGAGATTGCAAGGGATTGATTTCAGCATCGCTCCCGGCGAGTTCATCGGCTTGGTCGGCCCCAGCGGCAGCGGCAAGTCCAGCCTGGCGCGTATCCTGATGGGCTTGCATGCTCCCGACACCGGTCGCCTATGGCTCAATGGCGAACCACTTGGCCTTGACCGGGCCTCTTGGGAACGGCGCCGGCAAGCAGTTCAGCTCACTTTCCAGAATTCCAGCACCACGCTCAACCCGCGCCGTACCGTGAGCGAACTGTTGACCCAGTCACTGGATCATCAGGCCGTGTTGCGCTCCGAACGCAAGGCTCGTGGCGAGACGTTGGCCAAGGCGGTCGGTTTGCCGCTGGAACTCTTTTCACGGCTACCTGAGCAACTCTCGGGAGGGCAACGCCAGCGCCTGAATATAGGACGGGCGCTCTGTAATTTGCCTCAACTGCTGATAGCCGACGAAATTGTCTCGGGGCTCGACGTCTCGGTGCAGGCACAGATTCTCAATTTGTTGTTGGCGCTCAGGCGTGAGCACAAGATTGCCCTGTTGCTCATCAGTCATGACCTGGGCGTGGTGCGCTACTTGTGCGGCCGCGTGATGGTCATGGATCAGGGACGTATCGTCGAGTCTGGCGACACGGCAAAGGTCTTCTCTGCTCCCAAGCATCCGGTCACCCGGCAACTGCTGGAAGCGGCCCGTTATGAGGTAGAGCATGCTTGA
- a CDS encoding ABC transporter substrate-binding protein, whose amino-acid sequence MLDRRTLLRHTLACMALGTMQRLAAAADDGGMPLSIAYPTDINSWDPLRVNPLQSGLIKCLFDQPLSLRRDLSPGPSVISQYRWLDSSCRQLEVQLREGVRFHNGQPLDAEDLRFSLLERARLEPGSLLAGIWGGLVDIELRTRYRAIMRLSYPMAVAPAMLADVPSYLVPSQYYQRVGSAGFAAAPIGSGPYRLLEYEQGVRILFEANRDYWQGAPAIRRLNVLISRDPVARAAMLQAGNAGLTVNLPVSESQRLGRLPGLTQTISPSTAIVLLQMVNQGALRRIEVRLALHHAIDKVAISQGLFAGYAVPIWVPAGPDMPGHVEGFKIPYDPSMARDLLATAGYDQQHPLKINLYTTKGVLPSDLEMAMAIQYMWQQIGVQVDLKVLSMSMLLAYQSQGRLDGPVLRGWNPSAGDPATYSGFLMHPQMSFALFKSDDIAPRLDPLMAEPDNQARIAGFRLFDRWQVEQGYSIPLFQSPSICVHRSDLRYTAQLNGVLKACELYWGNAQA is encoded by the coding sequence ATGCTTGATCGTCGTACATTGTTGCGTCACACCCTGGCCTGCATGGCTTTAGGCACGATGCAACGGTTGGCTGCGGCTGCGGATGATGGGGGCATGCCGTTGAGCATTGCCTATCCCACGGACATAAACAGTTGGGACCCCCTGCGCGTCAACCCGCTGCAGTCAGGCCTGATCAAGTGTTTATTTGACCAACCGTTGTCACTGCGTCGAGACCTCAGCCCAGGCCCTAGTGTTATTAGCCAGTATCGCTGGCTGGACTCCAGTTGCCGACAGTTGGAAGTACAACTGCGTGAGGGCGTGCGCTTTCACAATGGTCAGCCGCTGGACGCAGAAGACTTGCGTTTCTCGTTGCTGGAACGTGCACGCCTTGAGCCAGGATCCTTACTTGCCGGTATTTGGGGCGGTCTGGTAGATATCGAGTTGCGCACTCGCTACCGGGCCATCATGCGGCTGAGTTACCCCATGGCCGTCGCCCCGGCAATGCTCGCCGATGTGCCGTCGTACCTTGTACCCAGCCAGTATTATCAGAGGGTAGGCAGCGCTGGTTTTGCTGCAGCGCCTATCGGTTCTGGTCCCTATCGCTTGCTGGAGTACGAGCAAGGCGTTCGTATCCTGTTCGAAGCCAACCGCGACTACTGGCAGGGCGCGCCGGCGATTCGACGTCTCAATGTGCTGATCAGCCGCGACCCGGTCGCCCGTGCGGCGATGCTGCAAGCGGGCAACGCTGGGCTGACAGTGAACCTTCCGGTGAGCGAGAGCCAGCGCCTGGGACGTTTACCGGGCCTGACGCAAACCATTAGCCCAAGTACGGCCATTGTTTTGCTGCAGATGGTCAATCAAGGGGCGTTGAGACGAATTGAGGTACGTCTTGCCTTGCATCATGCCATCGACAAAGTGGCCATTTCTCAGGGCCTGTTCGCGGGCTATGCCGTGCCGATCTGGGTGCCGGCCGGCCCTGATATGCCTGGCCATGTCGAGGGCTTTAAGATTCCGTACGATCCGTCAATGGCACGTGACCTGCTCGCTACCGCGGGCTACGATCAGCAGCATCCTCTGAAAATCAATCTGTACACCACCAAAGGCGTTCTGCCCAGCGACTTGGAAATGGCAATGGCCATCCAATACATGTGGCAGCAAATTGGTGTACAGGTCGACTTGAAGGTGTTGTCGATGAGTATGCTGCTGGCCTACCAGAGCCAGGGTCGCCTGGATGGTCCGGTACTGCGTGGCTGGAACCCCTCAGCGGGGGATCCGGCCACATACTCTGGCTTTTTGATGCACCCCCAGATGAGTTTCGCCCTGTTCAAAAGCGACGATATCGCCCCTCGGCTCGACCCATTAATGGCTGAACCGGACAATCAGGCCCGTATCGCTGGTTTTCGCCTTTTTGACCGATGGCAAGTCGAACAGGGCTATTCCATCCCGCTTTTCCAGAGCCCTTCAATCTGCGTGCATCGTTCTGATTTGCGGTACACGGCGCAACTCAATGGCGTCCTAAAGGCCTGCGAGCTCTACTGGGGCAATGCGCAGGCATAA
- a CDS encoding glycoside hydrolase family 6 protein, giving the protein MSKVASLAACLIGLSLQPAAHASSTFYVNPESAAAQWVKQHPDSPESAKIRAAIVNVPSALWLTGTSQTTDKLTARINLYVLAAQNVQKVPILVAYNLPHRDCSGGASAGGAGSAAEYRGWIDQLVNGVSYQQAVIVLEPDALADMQCLNRDNRDERLALLNYAISSFRQRAPHADVYLDAGNAGWKPAGLMADELNAAGVKNARGFALNISSFYTLAQSRDYGAAINAKLSADHDYTKSIVVDTSRNGNGAVPGDWCNPPGRRVGIQTQSLSPNLLALWIKLPGNSDGESSPKTDCHGGPAAGTFSAALAVRLIDGN; this is encoded by the coding sequence ATGTCTAAGGTTGCCAGCCTTGCCGCCTGCCTAATCGGTTTATCATTGCAGCCTGCAGCCCATGCCAGCAGTACCTTTTATGTCAATCCCGAATCAGCCGCCGCACAGTGGGTAAAGCAACATCCTGATTCCCCCGAGAGCGCAAAAATTCGCGCCGCCATCGTCAACGTACCGAGTGCCCTCTGGCTGACCGGCACCAGCCAAACCACCGATAAACTGACGGCTAGGATCAATCTTTACGTTTTGGCCGCCCAAAATGTCCAAAAGGTCCCGATTCTTGTTGCCTACAACCTGCCTCACCGTGACTGCAGCGGTGGCGCGTCCGCGGGCGGCGCAGGAAGTGCCGCTGAGTATCGGGGTTGGATCGACCAGTTGGTCAACGGCGTAAGCTATCAGCAAGCCGTCATCGTTCTAGAACCGGATGCGCTGGCCGATATGCAATGCCTTAATCGCGACAATCGGGATGAACGCCTCGCACTCCTTAACTACGCAATATCCAGCTTCAGGCAGCGCGCGCCGCACGCGGATGTTTACCTGGATGCGGGAAATGCCGGCTGGAAACCCGCGGGACTGATGGCCGATGAACTGAATGCCGCTGGGGTGAAAAATGCGCGTGGTTTTGCCCTGAACATATCCAGCTTTTACACACTGGCTCAGTCCCGCGATTATGGTGCCGCGATCAATGCCAAGTTGTCCGCCGATCACGATTACACAAAATCCATTGTCGTAGATACGAGCCGAAACGGAAATGGCGCCGTCCCCGGCGACTGGTGTAATCCGCCCGGGCGCAGGGTGGGCATTCAGACTCAATCCCTCTCGCCAAACCTGCTGGCCCTGTGGATCAAGTTGCCTGGCAACTCGGACGGCGAATCGTCACCGAAGACCGACTGCCATGGTGGTCCGGCCGCCGGCACATTCAGCGCAGCGCTGGCGGTGCGGCTGATTGATGGCAACTGA